Part of the Candidatus Dependentiae bacterium genome, TCAAAACTTTTAAGAGTGTTTGAAAATCTTGCTTAAGTTTTTCTCTTACAAAATCCATTTGTATTGCTTGATAGAGATCTTTAGGAATTTCAAGATCTAAATACCAAGTTGGAATTTGATTAGCCTCATCATTTTCCTGATCATCATCTTCCCATTCATTATCTTTTTCTTGGGATTCCTTAATCTGAGTTCTAAGAAAATCAAGATCAGGATTTTTATCTGCCAATATTGTTGAAAGTGTTTTTGTATAAAGCTGCAACTCATAATTTTCATCAAAAATCATTAAAACTTTCTTCTGCAGATCATCATTAAGCAATAAAATATTTTTACTAATAGCTTCTATGATCTCATCAGGTGTTATTGAAGCATTAGAAATTCGCTTGTTTAACTTGTGTAAGGGAGATAGTAAATTAAGCTGGTGGAGATACTCTGCCTCAAACGAGTTCATTACTTCAAGACATTCATTGGCTTCATCAAGTTTATTTGCGCTAATATCCTGCCTGATTTTCTCTTCGTAGGCTGCATGTACCAGGTCTAATATTTTTCGAATCTGATTATCTATTGGATGACTTAGAGCGTTCCGCCCAATTTTTTCTAAATCGATAAGTTTCAGTCCACTTAAAATTAAGACCATACTATGTGTAAACGGTTTTTGTGTTAATTTTGAACGTACCAATTGGATAAAGTCTTGAAATTTTTCTGGATGACCTGCTAGATTTTCAAGCTGATCTGCAAGGATTACCATTTCAGCTTCTTTCTCTTGAGATTTTTTGGTGAGTTCTTGAATATGAGGCTGAATCTTTTCCTTAGTTTTCTCAACTTTGATAATCTCAGTTCTTTTGAGTTTTATTCCTTTTCGAATGCTCTCTAAAAGCGAGCCTGTTTTAGAGGTTTCTTCTGATTCATATTTTTTAAGAGGAGGCGCTTTTTTAAGCACTGCTCCTATTTTAAGTTCATCAAGTAAATTGCTTGATATTTTTATTCCTGGAGGATATTTAGATTTTTCTTGTGATAGTTTTTTTTTCAATTCTTGCAATGAATTTTGAAGTAAATTGAGCTTTACTTTAAGTTGTGTAAGCTTTTCTTTAAGCACATTAAGTTGCTCAGAAACATCGGGGAACAATGGGATAGAAAACGAAATAAAAATAGACGCAAGCATCAATACTAGAAAATTATTGCACATATAATTCCTCAGTTTTAAAAATAGTTGTATGCATATTAATATAATTTTGAGTAATAAGAATATAAAGATGTGAATGATTTAAGGACAAGAATTTAGAGAACTTATACGCGGAAATGATATAATCCCTCACTTACTGAACATCTTTCCTATTAAAATAAACCGGCCGCAAATATTATTAGATATTTGCGGCCGGTTTGCTGCTTAAATTTTAATGCTCAAAATGGGTGCGTAATGTTAAGTATTTAATTCACTTTGCCTTGCAACTGAGTCATGAGCATCTTGCCAAACGCTGGTTCTTTTTTAAAGAATTCACTCACTACCTCAGGGTTTGCTTGAATAAGCTGCGCAAGCTTCTTTTCATCCGATTGGACCTGCGGCATTACCCCAATAAATTCAATTACTTTTTGCTGAATGCGCTCAGGTAAGTTTGGTACCAGGTACTTGAGAATAGCAAGCATAGCAATAGGCGCCAGAACACTTGCTGTATAAAATGCTGCCGATTCTGGATCATCAAAATGCTGTCCAAACCATTTACCTCCAAGCTGAATCATCACCTTACCTGCGCTATCGTGAAGAGCTTTTTTAAGCTTATCAGCATGCAACCACTCTCCACCCATCAATTTTTGCATAAAGGTTTGTTGTTGAGGGAGTAAAAGCGTACGTGCATGAAGGTAGGCTTTTTGTACAATACCCAACATTTGATCAATTATAAGCTCATATTTTTGCAGACCATACAAGAACTTTTTAATTGCACCTTGGCTACAGGCAAGCCTGAGCTGTGTTAATGCGTACATTGCCCCATAGAGTTGATACATCACATCAACGCTACATTCTGTACTGGAGAAATAAAAATCAAGCGCATGCATGTACTGTGCCATGCAGTTTTTAAATGAATTTTTTTGAGCCATGGCTTGAAAGAGTGGATCTTTAATAACCTGTGCATAACCAAGATAGGCCTCTGCCTTATCAGGAGCTGCAGTGTAATCGAGCTGAATTGCCGCACTGCTTGCAAGCTCATGTTTGATTGTCAGTAAAGCAAAAATACTGCTGTTGAGCATGTCTCGCACCAGCTGAGCTTCCTGTTTATTGTCTTTAAATTGTTGTAAGCATCCAAACTTAGTCCCCTCAAAAAGAGCAACGGTCTTACTCAGGGCACGTAACTGCTTTGCAGGCTGGACAGGTTGATAGTTCTGCAACTCAATAAATGCAGCGGTCATATCGCGCGTAAAATTTTCGCATAAAACAGGAAATTTTTCATACCATGAAAATTCAAGAACTTGATGAAGATAAAGCTGCACACATGGAGTTAATCCATAGGCTAATCGTTTTAAAAAAGATGATTTGTATGATGCAGGAAGGATTTGGTATGCACAATCTACAAGATACTCATTAAAAAGCTCAATACCCAACTGACCTTCAATAACATCAGGCCACATTGTTTCAAGAATCTCTTCAAAATGATTAATCAGTTCTAGGGTCATTGTGTGAAGATCCGACCACATCACTGATTCACCACCACGATCAGCACAACAAACAAAGACAGCTACCATTTTTGCATGAGTGCATTTAATCCAATACATACATGCTTCTAGAAATTCGCACGTTTTATTGATTTGAGCAGTAATGATTGCTGCATCATCACCCTGAACAGCGTTTAAAAGATCACAATATGCTGCAAGATCATCAAGTCGAGAGGTTAGAAAAAGAGCAAGTTGATCATGCCTGATTTTATCTTGAAACGTTAATAATGATTTATTGCAGTACGAGGTAAGAATAAGCTGAATATCGGTATCGAGCTTTTGAATACGCTCTTCAAGCTGGTCAGCGAGTTTGTTACCCGAAAGTGGTATCTCGGGCTCTTGGCCGTTAATGTCGGCTAATACAGGTTTTGCATAAGGCTCTTGTGCCACAACATCGTGATTAATTGCATTGAGTGCATTAGCTTGATCAAGAAGCTGGTTAATTTGTTCTGCAAGCGCTTGAGCTTTTGAAGGGTTAATTTCCAACGTTTGTTGTTGCTGAAGAAGCCCAATTTGTTCCCAGATCTGAGTAAGTGATTCAGGAGCTGCTGCATGCATCTGCACGAAGATCGTCACAAGCATAATTATTACATTGAGTATTCTCATGGCGAATCCTTTTTAAAAATTTTGTTGGTGACAGCGCATGGGTATAAAACCATGTGCTGTCACCAAACACAAAATTACTTAATAAAAGCCTGGAAGCAACGATCAAATGAAAGAAGAAATTCTGGCATAATCAGGCCAATAAAATGTCGATATAAAAGCTGATTTTCGCTTATGTGATCAGAATGAGTAACAATCCATCCAAGCATGGTGAAAAAGTTTTCTTTAACCTGCTTGAATTCACTCAGTGAACTATGACCAAGATCATCCATTGCATCAGTGATATCAGAAGATGCATGAAGCAGATGACGTAACCAATTAGTACCACCTGTTTGCATCAGGTACCCAACTTCATATTCAAGTTCTTGCATATCTTCAAGTTCTTGAATACCAAGTGCATCACTGTTATTCGCAAGAATATTTTTATATGCATCAAGCTGACAAAGTTTTCCATTTTCTTGTTTGATACGAGCAGCTTGTTGCTCAAGTGAAGCGATATAAGCCTCGTACCCTTTTTGCATTGATGAGAACTCAAGCTTTGCAGCCATACGGATTGTTGGATCAACAATTTTCATAATGCCGGCTTGATGCTGCGCTAATTCTTGACGCAACACGGTAGCTTCTTGTGCATAAAGAGCACAAGCACTTTCTCGTCTGGATATAATTTCCTCAAGCGTTATCGAAGCCTTAACCGGTTGAGCAGGGCTCAAGTCTTTTATTTTAGATTCAAGCTCAATAATACAAGCCTGTATTTCTTGCTGTTCTTGCAGACTCAATGTTTGATTTTTACGCAACATATCACGCAACGCGCTGATATGGGAATAATACTCAGCTCTTTTTTGATCAAGATTATGAGAAAAATCAGGTTGTAATACAGGAGCAGATTGCTGATCTTGACATTCAAGCTGATAATTAAGTAGTGCTTGATGGGCAAGCTCACATGCCTTCTGAGCCTGAGCAACAGCCATTTGAGCGATCCGTCCGGCATCACCCTTGGTACGCACCGCAGATGCCTGCAAGCGAGCAAGGTCTGCCATTTTCTTTTCATACTCAGCAGTCAGTGATGCCATAATGTTTTCTTGCTCAGCTTTAACGACATCATACCCATTTTGCTCAGCAGGATTACGCTGAATATCAAGGGCCTGAAGTGCTTGCTCAAGTCGTTTTACACATGCTTTACCATGCTGAGTTTGAAGGAATGTCATCATTTTTGAACGTTCAAGCTCTTTTGCCTGAAGCGCTTTGCGATACTCAACCGCTTGCACAGAAGTGCTCGTCATGACCGCTTTTCGAGCTTTTACATAATCTTTAAATGTTGCAATCAGCGTCGCCGTAAAAACTTTTGCAGTTTCCAGGACATCAAGCTTTCCGCCCTTGCAGACAATCCATGATTGCCCATCAACACCATGAATCATAACAACAGATGATGAAGCTTGCTGTTTGAGTTGAGCAGATACAGCTGCTGGCAACCCTGAACCTAACTCCAGATTAACAACGCCGCAGGTTTTATGACCAACAAGCTTACGAGCCGGATTAAGCAACGGGTTTGGTGCTCCAATTTTTGAAAAACGAACAAAGTCATCATACGCCAAGAGTGAGCAATCACTCTGTTGAATTAATTTTTCAACCGCTTGCTGATTGTTATCAAAGCAACTTTGAGCAAGTTGTTCATCATTAAAAATATACGCGGTAACACAAGCAAGTGTGTTTGATTTTTCTGAAGTATCATTACTCATACTCTGTAATAAATTTTTAGAGTCGGCAACATGCGCCCATACTTCATTAATAGTAGTTACAATCTCTGGAGACATTTCATCCAGCGCAAGTTTGATAGACTCTGGAATAAAAGATGTTAATGGCTTTGACAAATCAAAGAGCACAACGTCATCAACAAGACTCAATCGAAACAACAATCTAAACAGCTCGCTTTTGAGTGAATTAATCCCAAGTATTCCATTACTTTTTACCAGCAAAATAGTCTTCACCACTAAAAGCTTGACCGGAGAAAGCTCAGACTCGCTCAACCATTTAATAAGCGGCAATTGCTTGCTTTTTTTAATGAGCTCATTTTGAGCAACTACCTTACCAAGATCGATAAACGCTGTTGCTGAATCGGCTGGATTAAGGAAAGACTGAATTGGTCTAATTTGACCCTTAATAATTGGAAGCGGTGAAAATAAATCACCTGATCCAACAAAGCCCCAGTTATATGACAGCTCGTGTCCAGTTCCTGGCAATGCAATAATAAGTTCTTTTGATGTTGCATAATCAAGGTCACTAAAACTATGCATAAAATCTTTAATAATTGTTACAACAGAACCATTATTTTCCCCAGTTAGAAAGGGAGAAAATTGTGGCATTGCAAATACAGCTTGATTGTTGTTCTGCGCGAAGATGTTATTACACAATAATGTTACGACGAATGCAACGACATAAGCGGATTTTTTTTGATAATTTGTGCGTGTTTGATAGTTCATAAAAGGAAACTCCCCATAACGGTTATCCATGCATATCCACCTGTTTGAAAAACCTCATTCAAACCACGGCAATACGCCCCCCGAGATGCAGAGTATAGCACAAACAAAACTTATCTCAATAGAAACTTTTATTAGATTTATTTGATAATAAAGCGTTTTTTATTTTTAAAATATTTTCAATTATGGAAACAATTGACTTGCTCGAGCAAAAAAGTATACTGCGACAGGATCGAATTATTAGCCTAAACAGACTACTGAGCCTATGACTACCCTCATAAAAAGACGAATCATTATCCTGATCATCAGCCTGCTATCACTTTTTACGATCAGCTGGCTGGAGCTCTATTTGCAACGCTCACACCATCTGATTGGGGCAGGCATCAATAGAGCCTCACTCTTCCTGCTCATTAATATTCACGTTGCAGCAATCATTGTGCTGCTTTTTTTGATCATACGTCAAAGCATTAAGCTCTTTGTAGAACGCAACCAAGAAGCACCGGGGAGCATTTTTAAGCGTAACCTCCTGTTCGCGTTTATCTTGTTTTCGGTGATTCCATCGCTATTTGTCTTTTTTACCGCTGGCAAGTTTATAACCAAAAGCATCGATTATTGGTTCTCAGCAAGAATCCATACCGGCCTTGATAACAGCCTAAAGCTTCATGAATCACACACGAGTGCTGTACGCAAAATTTTGGCAGCACAGGGAGAAGAGCTCGCGGCACATGTTACCAATGGTAAAACACTTGCAACTTCCAATTTCCCACTTACAACAACTTATCTTTGGGATACAACCAGCGCAAAGCTCTACGGTGCCCTGGAAGATGAAGTAAGAGTATGGCGCACCTATCGTAAACTCAACGACAGAACCATGCGCAGTTTAAAAATTCGCTTTTACAAGCGACTGGAAGCACTTCAAGACCACGCAGAGCTCTTTGATTTTTATGGATCACTCTATTGGGCAAAAAAAATTGGCACCCAAGTTATTGTTCTTGTACATCGCTATCCGGAAAGCCAACGAACCCCGCTTATTGAAATTCAGACCTCTCGGATTGATTATGAACATCTCAAGTCTATGCGCAACCCTATTTATTTAAGTTATCTTTTTTCATTCATACTCATTACTTTGCTCATTCTTTTCTTATCAATTTGGTGTGCTTTTTATTTAGCACGGAGCATTAGTAAACCGCTCCAAGAGCTCTTAGAGGCAACAGCAAAAATTCGTAAGGGAATGTGGGGAATACAGGTCAGCGACCAACCGGATAATGATCTGCATAATCTTATTGTTGAATTTAACAATATGACCAGCGCACTTAGGCTTGCCCGGCAACAACTGGAGCATAAAAATAACGAACTCATGATGATTTTAGAAAACATCACTTCATCAGTTTTTCTGATTAATCGCTTTGGCCGTATCTTAACGTTTAACTCCGCTTCAAAAAATTTAATGAGCCGCACGCTGGGGATCACACGCTTCAAATACAAAAAAGTTTCCGTCATTCCCAGAGACTTACATGCTTCATTATTTGCCCTGGCAAAAGAACTTTTGCACAACAATTCCCAACAAATAGCTCGCGAAATTTACCCAACAATCAATGGAGAAAGTCGTATCTTTTTGGTACAGCTTACGCGCCTAACACTTCATGATGCTTTAGATACTAAACATGAAAGTGGCCTCTTAGTTGTTGTTGAAGACTTAACAAATATCGTTAAAGAAAGTCAGATGAAAACCTGGCAAACTGCCGCACGCCAAATGGCGCATGAAATTAAAAATCCACTGACCCCCATTCAGCTCGCCACACAGCGCTTGCAGCGTAAATATCGAGACATCCTTGCATATGACCCAGCTTTTATCGGCTGCACCAATACCATTTTAAATCAAGTTAAAATTATCAAAGATCTTGCAAGCCACTTTTCTGAATTTGCTTCAATGCCTGATCCGCATATCGAAGCGGTCAATATTAATGCAATCATTAACGAACTCATCTGCTTGTACCACGTCAGTTATCCGGATATCGAATTTGTCCTTACTTTGCATGAGCCGGTACCAATTATTAAAAGCGACGCAAAAAAATTAAAGCGTGTTTTTGTGAACCTTCTTGATAATAGCGTCAGAGCATTGCAGCCGATAGCACAAAAGCGTATCATGATCACAACAGCTCCTGATCATGAACTCGGAGAGTTGGCCATTACTTTTTCTGATAATGGACCGGGAATGCCCGCATCGGTTCGCGAGCAGCTTTTTCTTCCTCACGTTTCAACGCAGAAAAAGAATATGGGGCTTGGACTTGCCATCATTCATGACATCATCACGCACCAGCTTCAGGGGAGTATTGAACTGACTCCGAAGGAATCTGGCACAACATTTAATATTTTATTACCGCTTTAAACAGGAAATTTTTCATGGAACGAATGTATGCACCGTGGCGACATGACTACGTAACAGGTAAAGCACGCAGTACTGGAAGCAAAGAAATAAAAAACGCATGTGTTTTTTGCCATCAATTATCACAAAATGATGACGATAAATACTTTATTGTTAAGCGCTTTACCCACTGTGCGGTGGTCATGAACTACTATCCATACAACGCAGGACACTTACTCATCTTAACCTATAAGCATGTTGGCTTTTTAAAAGACCTTACCCCCCTTGAACGTGCAGAGATCATGGAAGTAGCAAACGCTTCAGTTGCTGCTCTTGAAAGCGTTATGAAAGCACGCGGCTTTAACGTGGGCATCAATATGGGTGCAGCGGCACAAGGGAGTATTCCTGACCACCTTCACATGCATGTTCTCCCGCGCTGGCAAGGAGATACCAGCTTTTTAGAAACCTTAACGGAAACAACCATTATTTCATCGGACCTTTTTAAAACCTTTAGCCAATTAAAAGAGCATTTCGCAGCGCTTAATTTTTAAAAAGCTCCTTACAGATCTTAAGAATAGATTTCTGAGCCATTATGAAAACAAGGACGTAGTAATAATAATTCTAATATTACGGAGTATTGCACATGTTTTTTGTAAAAAAATTCTTTATGGCAATGATGATTACTTCATTGATCAGCATATGCCAACTCAAGGGAATGTCCAATGCAGACCTACAAGCGGCTCATGAAGTTGCTTGTAAGCTTGCTGAAATAAAAGATGCAAAAGATGCAGAAAAAACTTTTCAAGCACTTAAAGAGCTTCAAGATCAACCTTATACACCAGAAGCTATTGCCGAAGGCCTAAAGACTTACCTGCAAACTAATAAGTATTTATCTAGTTGGGGAAACCGTTACTCTATGATGTTCTGCCGAGACAGAAACCGTCAAACGCTTCTTCATCTTGCATGCGACAGTGGAAGCACTCATCTGGTCAAAGCCATCATGATGGCTGCAGGTGATACATTATTTGAGTATTTGATTACTCAAGACGGTTCTGATCATTTACCCATCGATAATGCTATAAGGAATGGATACTTAGAAATTGTTGATATCATTATTGATGCTGCCAGAAACAGAGCTTGGAAACTTATTTGTCCGAAAAGAGAATTCAACAATTCCACCTCTCTTCATCTTGCAGCGCTCTATGGACACAATGCAATTGTTACACGATTGATTGCTTTTGCTCGACAAACTCATCACGACATCTATGATTTTATTAGTATAGTCAATAACGGAAACGCAACCGCTCTGCATAACGCTGCGCTGGGTGGTGAAGCCCAAATATGCACTATGCTTATAGATGAAGCCAAGATAGCAGGCAAAGCTGTCGAATTTCTTGATATAAAAAACTGGCAAGGCCGTACGGCGTTGGATGTCGCACTATGGCGCTTGGAGCAGTCAGATGACTCAGAAGATTCAGATGACTCAGAAGATGATGAATGTACTATTCAAGAAGAGCGAGAAAGGCTTGAAAAAGTAATCGAGGAAATCTCCAACGCACGACGCTGTTTAGGTATGCCTGTCAACTAAAAGCTTATGCGTTTGAAGTGCTATCCGTAGTTTATTTGTGGCCATACACGTTTTATCCTGTTAAAAAACGGCTATTTCATTCGACTTTTTCAAGACTTTTATCTAATTAAAAGGAGTATTTCACAGCCCTTGACTTTTAAAACCAATCTTTTAAAAATAAATATAAGTAGGTTTTTTAAAATTAAATTATCTCATATTCACAAGGAGACCTTATGAAAGTGACGTACAAATCCTTTGCTCTCTTACTTGCTTTTCCTATTCACTTCTCCATCTGGGCACAGTCGAGTGATATTTTAAATAACACCACAGCGGCACGGCCTTCTACACTCAAAACACTTACTGACATACAAAAAGACGTCGTCAAAGAACTGGATACACTTTTTGATGATAAAAAGCCAGTCGAAGATCTTACCCCCGATCTACGCGATAACCTTGAGCAACTACACGAAACAGCCAGTGAAATTAAGCGACAAACAGGAAAATTGCTTAAATCACGAAAAAATCGCACCGCATCAGTATGGGATTCGATGTTTAATGATATGGAAAGAAGCCAAAAAGCATTTGGTAATTTTTTTTCCAATCTTCGTAAAGACTTTGGAACAAGGGCAGCTGCTGCAAGCTATAAAATCAATGAATTCGAAAGTGACGATGGACAATCGTACGGCATCAGCATTTCAATGCCGGGATTTAATGAAGAACAGGTAAGAGTTTCAATTGAAGAAAATGAAAAAGATCGCTATAAGACAAACCGGCTCAAAATTGTAGCACATACAGATGTCCCACAAAAAACCAGGTCTGAATCTAACGGAAAAACCGTTATAAAACATTCCTCGCAACAGGTAGCATCAAGCACCTATGTTCATGGAAGACAGCAATCCATAAGCTATAAAGACGGTAAGCTTAATGCAGTGATCGATTTACCACGCACAATCAAGCCGGATAAATATACAATGACCTTTGAAAATAATGTCTTGAAAATTGAATTTGAAAAAGATAACCAGGCTGAAGCAAAAACGAAGAAGCTTGAGTTTACAAGCAAATAATTTTGCTTACATTTTTATCTATGAATGAGAAAAGGCGTTCATGTTATTATGAACGCCTTTAATTTTGTCTTAAAAAATTTAATCAACTCTTACGAGCCTTTAATAATTTCTTTAAGCCTAATTTTTGCAAATTTTTTGCCACTCCGACGGCTAATACCAAATGGTCTAATTTGAGTAACCATTTGATCAATTAGTTTAGCTTGATCAGAGAGCTTAGATGGTATATCACTCTTTTTGAGCGGAATACCAAAGAAATCAAGTTTTCCTTGAACAACCTTTTTTGGTGTAGGCTCAACAAAAGCAAGCTTTACACCAAAAGGGTCTTTTAATGAAAATTCTTTATCCCCAGAAGGGGTTTGCGTCAGCTCTTGCAAGATCTTAAGACCTTTTTTCTGACACCGCTGGTAATACTTATCAAGCCCGCGCTTCATGTCAATAACAATACCGACACATCGGCTCGCACAACGCTTGATAAAGCTAAACTCAGCAAGCTCTTCAATGTTGGGAATACGGAAAGAAATAAAATTCTTTCCTTTGCGAAGATGAGCGGCAACTAAGGTCTGTCGACCTCCGTCTTTTGATGACTCAAGACCGACAAGATCAAACGCAAGCTTTTCTGTGTAAAACTTTACAGCCTCTTCAACAGAATCGACTACAAGGACTAC contains:
- a CDS encoding GHKL domain-containing protein, whose protein sequence is MTTLIKRRIIILIISLLSLFTISWLELYLQRSHHLIGAGINRASLFLLINIHVAAIIVLLFLIIRQSIKLFVERNQEAPGSIFKRNLLFAFILFSVIPSLFVFFTAGKFITKSIDYWFSARIHTGLDNSLKLHESHTSAVRKILAAQGEELAAHVTNGKTLATSNFPLTTTYLWDTTSAKLYGALEDEVRVWRTYRKLNDRTMRSLKIRFYKRLEALQDHAELFDFYGSLYWAKKIGTQVIVLVHRYPESQRTPLIEIQTSRIDYEHLKSMRNPIYLSYLFSFILITLLILFLSIWCAFYLARSISKPLQELLEATAKIRKGMWGIQVSDQPDNDLHNLIVEFNNMTSALRLARQQLEHKNNELMMILENITSSVFLINRFGRILTFNSASKNLMSRTLGITRFKYKKVSVIPRDLHASLFALAKELLHNNSQQIAREIYPTINGESRIFLVQLTRLTLHDALDTKHESGLLVVVEDLTNIVKESQMKTWQTAARQMAHEIKNPLTPIQLATQRLQRKYRDILAYDPAFIGCTNTILNQVKIIKDLASHFSEFASMPDPHIEAVNINAIINELICLYHVSYPDIEFVLTLHEPVPIIKSDAKKLKRVFVNLLDNSVRALQPIAQKRIMITTAPDHELGELAITFSDNGPGMPASVREQLFLPHVSTQKKNMGLGLAIIHDIITHQLQGSIELTPKESGTTFNILLPL
- a CDS encoding HIT domain-containing protein, which gives rise to MERMYAPWRHDYVTGKARSTGSKEIKNACVFCHQLSQNDDDKYFIVKRFTHCAVVMNYYPYNAGHLLILTYKHVGFLKDLTPLERAEIMEVANASVAALESVMKARGFNVGINMGAAAQGSIPDHLHMHVLPRWQGDTSFLETLTETTIISSDLFKTFSQLKEHFAALNF
- a CDS encoding ankyrin repeat domain-containing protein; protein product: MFFVKKFFMAMMITSLISICQLKGMSNADLQAAHEVACKLAEIKDAKDAEKTFQALKELQDQPYTPEAIAEGLKTYLQTNKYLSSWGNRYSMMFCRDRNRQTLLHLACDSGSTHLVKAIMMAAGDTLFEYLITQDGSDHLPIDNAIRNGYLEIVDIIIDAARNRAWKLICPKREFNNSTSLHLAALYGHNAIVTRLIAFARQTHHDIYDFISIVNNGNATALHNAALGGEAQICTMLIDEAKIAGKAVEFLDIKNWQGRTALDVALWRLEQSDDSEDSDDSEDDECTIQEERERLEKVIEEISNARRCLGMPVN
- a CDS encoding Hsp20/alpha crystallin family protein, whose amino-acid sequence is MKVTYKSFALLLAFPIHFSIWAQSSDILNNTTAARPSTLKTLTDIQKDVVKELDTLFDDKKPVEDLTPDLRDNLEQLHETASEIKRQTGKLLKSRKNRTASVWDSMFNDMERSQKAFGNFFSNLRKDFGTRAAAASYKINEFESDDGQSYGISISMPGFNEEQVRVSIEENEKDRYKTNRLKIVAHTDVPQKTRSESNGKTVIKHSSQQVASSTYVHGRQQSISYKDGKLNAVIDLPRTIKPDKYTMTFENNVLKIEFEKDNQAEAKTKKLEFTSK
- a CDS encoding VOC family protein encodes the protein MKVGKVVLVVDSVEEAVKFYTEKLAFDLVGLESSKDGGRQTLVAAHLRKGKNFISFRIPNIEELAEFSFIKRCASRCVGIVIDMKRGLDKYYQRCQKKGLKILQELTQTPSGDKEFSLKDPFGVKLAFVEPTPKKVVQGKLDFFGIPLKKSDIPSKLSDQAKLIDQMVTQIRPFGISRRSGKKFAKIRLKEIIKGS